The Actinomycetota bacterium sequence GCTGTCCTCGTCGCGGTGCAGGACGTGACCCACCGAAACGCGCTCGAGTCCGAGCTGCGTCATCAGGCCTTCCATGACTCGTTGACAGACCTGGCCAACCGGGCGCTGTTCGCCGATCGTGTGGACCACGCCATACGTCGCCAGGAACGCGACACCACCACGGTCGCGGTCGTGGTACTGGACCTCGACGGGTTCAAGACCGTGAACGACAGCCTCGGCCACACGGTCGGCGACGAGCTGCTCGTCGCCGTGGCGGCCCGCCTGGAGGGCTGCCTGCGACCCGGCGACACCGCGGCTCGTCTGGGCGGCGACGAATTTGCCATCCTGCTCGAGGACCTGGAAGAACCCGAAGCTGCCGATCGTCTGGCGCAACGCATCATCGACGTCCTGGCCCCACCGTTCTCCCTCTCGGGCAAGGAGATCTTCGTGCACGCCAGCCTGGGGATCAGCCTGGCCGAGGGCGAACGCGAGAGCGCCGACGAGCTGCTGCGCAACGCCGACGCCGCCATGTACCGGGCCAAGGGCGAGGGCAAGGGCTGCTACCGCCTCTTCGACCCCGCCATGCACTCTGCGGCCATGGCCCGGCTCGAGCTCGAGGGTGACATGCGCCGGGCCATCGACGAGGGCGAGTTCGTTCTCCACTACCAGCCCACGGTCTCACTCAGCACCGGCAAGGTGATGGCGCTGGAGGCGCTCGTGCGCTGGCAACATCCCACTCGTGGCCTGATTCCCCCGGCCGAGTTCATCCACCTCGCCGAGGAGAACGGCCTCATCGTCGAGATCGGACGCTGGGTGTTGCGGGAGGCCTGTCGGCGAGCCCGGTACTGGCAGCTTGCCCATCGTGGGTATCGCCTGACCATCGCGGTCAACCTGTCGGCCCGCCAACTCGGCGACCCCCGCCTCGTCGACGACGTAAGCCGCGTGCTCCACGAGACCGGGCTCGAACCGTCGGCCCTCACCCTCGAGATCACCGAGAGCGTGCTCATAGCCGACACCGAAGTGGCCATCTCGCGGCTCCACGCGCTCAAGTCACTGGGCGTCCGGCTCGCCATCGACGACTTCGGGACCGGCTACTCCTCGCTGAGCTCGCTCCGCCAGCTGCCGGTCGACACGCTGAAGATCGACAAAGCCTTCATCGACGGGGTCACCACGGGCGTCGAGGCGGCCGGTCTCGTGCAGGCCATCGTGCGCCTGGCCGGCACGCTCGAGCTCCGGACGATCGCTGAGGGCGTGGAGCGGCGCGACCAGGTGGACCGCTTGGAGGAGCTGGGGTGCTCTGAGGTGCAGGGGTACCACTTCTCGCGACCCCTGGCCCCCGACGACGTCGAGGCGTTCCTGAAGACGCGCGGGCTCGATCGCGCCGAGGCGCCGGCAACGGCACGCCTTCCCGGCGATGAGCTCAACGCTGCCCGGAGCTGATCCCCACCCCGGCACTACAGAAGAGCGCCGTCTGCTTCCTCCTCGGACTGAGCCGCATCATCGACTGACCAGCCGCTCGAAGCCACCGAGCGCCTCGACGATGGCACGGCACAGCTCGATCGTCTGCGCGTGCGTGAGCTCCACGGTGCGATCGTCGAGGCTGAGCACGACGCCATCGCCCGCGGCTCGCACGATCGGCTGTAGCACGGTGCCTTGCCGCGATCCGACGAGCTGCTCAAAGTGCGAGAGGCTCATGATGACGTTGCCGGTGGCTTCGCTGAGCTTCGGCGACACCGACATCGGGTCAAAGCCGGTGCGGTTGAGCGCCGCTCGAAAGCGCGCTCGCTGTTGGTCGATGCCCTCGCGCATAGGGTTCACTCAGTCGTAGTCATCGGTCGATCGCTTCGTTGTCAATGTCGTCGCTCCTGACATGCCTGGTTCACGTGCTGCGCTCCCGCCTCGACGACCGCCGGTGCCGCGCGTCCTACGCGCCGAGATTGACGTAGGTGACGGCAACGAAGTCGGGCGTCGAGGTCGAGCTACTCGGACGCGGCGCGAAGCGCACGACGCCTTTGCCCTCGCCCGGCACGGTGATCGTCGTGGGCACGGGCGCGGTCGCGCCGTAGGTCGTGAGCACAACCCCGACCGAGGTGTCGTCGAGGAACCGGGCCACCACTCGGCTGGCCGCGTCGCCCGTGAACCCGCCATCCGAACGCGTTCTGGTCACCGCCAGCGTCTGATTCTGGAGCGGGTGGGTCGTCCGATCCCCGCCACCCGGTCCCCCACAGGCCACGTAGACCTCGGCATCGACGTGGAGCCCGTTGACCAGCCCCACGAAGTGCTGATGGGGCGCAATGGGCGCTCCCGCTCGGGCTGCCGCCGAGGGCGGGAACGGACCAGTCGCGAGGATCAGCGAGAGACACAACGGCCGGGCCGCACGGCGGAGCATGAGGCGCCTCCTTCCCACGGGAGTCTCGCAAGCAGTATGCGCCTTCCTCACGCCTCAGGGCTACTGCAAGAGCTTGCGCAGCGACGGCTGGTTCGGAGTCACCTGCAGCGAGCGTTGGACGTACACGCGGGCGTCCTGTGACCGTCCGTTGCGCACGAGCAGCGCGACCAAGCGGTTCAACGTGTCGACCGAGTAATGGTTGTCCTCGAGCGCCCGGCGATAGTGAGCTTCAGCGTCGGCGACGTGGCCGGTCTGCTCCTCGGCGAAGGCCAGCTGGGACCACAAGAAGGCTTGGTACGGCTCGCGCTCTGCCGCGATTCTCAGCCAGCGGGCCGCGTCCTTGAACTTGCCGTGGTCGACATCGATTCTGCCAGTGCGCGAATACGCAGACGACCACATCGGTAGCAGCCGGCGCGCGATTCGGGCGTCGGCGTAGGCACGCGACGGGGTGCTCGGCGAGCTCGTGCCATAGACGCTTCCGACCGCGATCACGCCTCCGACGACGACGGCCACGCTGACAAGCGCCGGGCGCAGCGCTCGCGGCACGCCGATGAGGAGGGGGGCCGCGCCGCTCGCCGCCGCGCCGAGGGCGAGGAACAGCAACGGCGTGAGCTCGGCATGTGGGGGCTCCACTCCGTGCAGCGCCAGGGTAAAGATGGCGAACCCGCCCAGCGGTGAGCGCCAGCCGGCCAGCAGCAGCGTCATCACGGTGAACGCGATCAGCAGAGCCGCACCTGGCACGCCGGTCGTCACGAGGTACTCGACGATGAGGTTGTGCGCGTCGTCGAACGTCGGCTCCGGGTCGTGCCTGGAGAACGCCAGGGTCTTGAACCTTTCGGTGGCCGCTTGGACTTGTCCGGGCCCTTGCCCCTGAATCGGACGGTGTTTGATGGCATGCATCGACCACGACCAGATCTCGAGCCGCTGGCTGAACCCGCCGCCGGCGATGCCTTGCCCGGCGCGTGCCGTGGCGCTGGACGCCCCTCCGACCGCCGCCAGCCCGCCGCCGAGCCCGACGCCGGCGACGATGGCCAGGACCAACAACGCCGTCCGCCGCCGGGTCAGCACGAAGAACGACGCCACTACGACCACGGGAAGAAGGATCAGGGCGAACCGAGATCCGGTGGTCTGCGTCGCCGCGACGACGAGCACGACAGCCCAGCCCCACCGTTGATCGGTACGAAACCGCTGGATGACGAGCCAGAGCCCCCCGCTGAGCAGCCCGGCCAGGAACACCGGGTTCCCGAACAGGCCCTGGGCACGACCCGAGGCAAGCCCCACACCGGAGATCGTCTGCACCAGCGCGACGATCGCGTTCAGGCCGACGACGCCGAGCAGGACGGACTCGATGGCCGCGGCCGCGTCGCGACCTGAGCTCACGCCGATCGCCCACGCGGCCACCAACGCCAAGCCGAGCAGGGCGCCGTTGGCGCGAGCCTGCACCCCGAAGAAGGCGACTGCCGGCTGTGGGCTCAGCACGGTCGCCACCAGCAGCCAGACACCGAGCCCGACCGCGAGGAGCGCAGCCAAGCGGACGCGGTCGCGTTGCGCGACCGGGGGGGCGACCTTGCGAGCAGGGAGCGCGCGCGGCCGTTGGCGGCCCGAAGCGCGTCGCCCGCGGCTCGGTGGTGGCGAGCGCTTCGAGGCGTCCGGCTCGAGAGCCGCGAGGGGGGCGTTCCGAGCCAGCACGATCAGGCACGGCAGCCCGACCGCCACGATGAGCAACTGGGACACGAAGTGGGCTCCCAGGTGGCTGTCGGCCCACGGCGAGGACAGGAGCGTCGGGCCGAGGGCGGCGATCGCGACGGCGAACAATGCGGTCCGGGACCGGGACAACCGCTTCACTTCTCGGCGCATGCTCCCCCTCGCCTGCGGGCTCTACCTCGTGGCGTCTCGCTTTCCGGCGGGACGAGTGTTCTACAGCGCCGCGACCGGGGACGTCGAGGACTGCCGAGTGGGCAACGGCGGAAGGTGTGATCGGCCCACCCGCCGGTTAGCCTCGTGAAGTGGCCAAACCGATCGATGTGGTGCGGGAGTTCTGCGACAACTGGGCGAAGGGCGACCTCGACACGCTCATGGATTTCTTCACCGACGACGCGGTGTACCACAACATCCCCGTCGCCCCGGTGAGCGGCAAGGAGGCGATCCGCCAGACGATCGCCGGCTTCACCGCCGGCGTCGACCGCGTGGAGTTCCGTGTGCTCAACATCGTCGGCGAAGGCAACGTCGTCCTCACCGAGCGGGTGGACGCGTTCTTCACGCCGGCCGTCACGATCGAGCTACCGGTGATGGGAGCGTTCGAGATCGTCGACGGCAAGATCGCCGCCTGGCGCGACTACTTCGACCTCAACCAGTTCATGTCGCAACTGCCCGCCGGCTAGCCCAGGCCGACCCCGCGCTCCTCCAACATTTTGGAGGGTTGCGTCGCTACGGCTGGCTGACGGGCAGCCGCGCCTCCAGGCAGTCACGGAGGAAGTCGAAGAGCCGCGGGAAGAAGTGCCCGGCGACCGACGGCAGGGCGATGCACCCGTGCGGCGTCTCGGGGTACACGAGCAACTCACTCCGATTGCCCGCAACCTCCCAACGCGCCGCCATGAACAGGGTGTCGTCGAGCAGATGGTCGTTGCTACCGACGGAGAACAGCGCGGGCGGCATCCCGCGCAGGTCGGCGTAGAGCGGTGAGACGTCGGGATCGCGGCGCTTCTCATCGGACATCCCGGGCAGGAAGAGGTCGAGCGGGAAGCCGGTGCCGTCGAGGATGTCGGAGCCGGGCGCGATCCCCACGCCCCGCTGGCTGGGCGTGCGCGAAAGGTCGTACGCGCCGAACACCAGGTTCGCGCCGAGGAAGCGATCGGCCGCCCGATGTCTGTCGCGCATGCGGAGCAAGGTGACCGCGGCGAGGTGCGCGCCGGCCGACTCGCCGGCGATGAGCAGTCGATCGGAGCCGAACTCCTCGGCCCCGTGGTCGAGCAACCAGCGAGCCGCCGCCTCGCAATCGTCCGGACCGGCGGGATACGGGTGCTCCGGTGCAAGGCGGTAGTCGACGCTCACGACTGCGACGTGGCACGTCTCGACGATGATCTCGTGGAGCAGATCCATCATCTCGGGTGAGCCCGCCATCCACGCGCCGCCGTGGATGTGGAGCAGCACGCCGTCTGGCTGCTCGTGCGCGAACGTGCGAAGCCGGATCGGCCCGGCGGGTCCCTCGATCATGCGGTCGACCGCCCGGTCGGAGGGCCCGCCGCCCAGCTGCGAGGCGCGGACGGCTGCGACCCGCTCCTCGACTGGCAACGTCGCCGTATCAGCCTCCCGCCACGGGATGGTGGCGATGAAGGCCTTCGCCTCGTCCCGCAGCTGCGGTCGGAGCGCATCGAGCTCATCGTCCCAGAGCGCCATGGCCACCGAGCCTAGGACAGATAGCAGCTCGTCTTACGAGCGGAGCGGCCGTTCTGCGCTCTATTCCTGCGAGTCGGATGTGAGTCGGTGGGAGCCAACGGCGACGCGCTCACGGACGAGCCTCGCGGTCTCGTCGGGTGTCTGTCGGCTGCTGTCGAGCACGAACGCTTCGAACGTCCCGAGCCCAGAGAACTCGGCGTACATCTTCCGCACCGGTCCGTCATCAGTGAGCGCAGGCGCACCCCGGCCACGTGCACGGTCGACGGCAATCGACTCGTCGGGACGCAACACGATGTAGTGCAGCGATAGATCGCCCTCGGCGGTGAGTTTCCGGAAGACCCCGATGAACCATGGACCGACGATGCCATCGACAATGACGTGGTATCCGGCGCGCGCGTAGCCGCTGGCCGCCTGGGCAACGATGTGCATGACGAGCTCGTTCTGCTTCGTGGACTCGGGGAGATACGGCGCGATTCGTCCGTTGCGGATGTAGTTCCAGAAGTCGTCGGAGTGCAGATGAACGCTGGGCGACAGCGCATCGGCGATGAGTCGTGCCACCGTGGTCTTCCCCGCGCCTGGCGGCCCGGTCACGACGATCAAATTTCCGTGCGTCACCTGCACAGGATGCCCGCTCGGCGCTCGCTCTGGCGCATTGACCGGAACGCTGAGGGGGTCATCCACAACGCGAGCACCTTGTGTGGGTATTCCGACTCATTTGACCTCGCCCGCATCCCGTGCAAGACCTGACATCGGCGCGACCTGCTCGCGCTGAACGAGGGAGGGTGCATTTGGGCCGGCTCGCCAGAATCACAGTCGCGCTGCTCAGCGCGTTGGGAATCCTCGGGAACTTCCCGACGGCCGATGAGGTGGGCCGGGCGAGAGTTCGGGCGCGCTGTGCGCCACGGGCGACGTTGCCCGGGCGGGACGTAGTCGAACGCGTTACCAGGTTCCCGCGTTGCGATGAGAGTCGCCGATCCTCACGCCTTGGTCGCGGAGATCAGCCATGCGCCGCTGCCGAACCGAACCCCCTCGGGGGTTTCGTGCGCCCGGAGTGCTGCTCTGAGCTGCTCGTGGGCCGCAGCTTTGGTGTCGGCGTCGAGCCCGTCCGAGAGTCCCTTTACGATCCCAATCTCACCGACGAACTCATACGCCGCCTCGGCGTCGGCGCCGAACCAGACGGGTTCTTCGATGGATGTGAAACCGATCGACTCGAAGCCGGCGCCTGCGAGCAGCCCGCGCACATCGTCCTGGTCGGCGAGCGCCATCGGGCCCGGCGCCCCAGCCGGCGGCATGGGGAGGTCCCGGCCAGCGGCCAAGGTCTCACGCACGGTCATGATCCACTCGTTCTTCCTGATGTCCTGCCACGCCAGCATGGCCAGCCGGCCGCCCGAACGGAGCGCCGACGCGATGTTCGTGAAGGCGGCCGTTCGGTCGTCGAAGAACATCACGCCGAATCGGCTGATCGCGATATCGAAGGTACCGGGATCGAACGCGTACACCTGCGCGTCAGCTTGTCGAAAGTCGACGTTCGGGACGCCTTCCGCGGTAGCGCGGCGTCGGGCGACGGCGAGCATCGAGGAAGACAGGTCGACGCCGAGCGCAGATCCTTCGTGCGCCAGACGCGCCGCGTCGCGGGTTGACTGCCCGCAGCCGCAGCCGATGTCGAGCACTTGGTCGGCGCGCCCGATCGGGTCGGTCTCCAGGAACCGGGCCCAGATCGACCGGCTCGTGTCGTCGTACTCGTCCGCAAACTGCGTCCACTGGTCACCCTCCTCACCATCCCAGGCTCTTGCCATGTCGGCGTTGGCGATTTCTTCGGACACGTGCAGCTCCTTCCGAGTGCGATCAGGTCCAGGCCGGATGCGAGCCGAGCGGCAGATCGGTATCGATGTAAGCGGTCGCGTCGTCTCAGGTTTCGCTCCCAAGATACCGAGTGGTTCGCGCGATCCGAATCGTCGATCTACTTGGCGGGTACCGGGGGCAGCCGCCGACATCGTGGTCGCGACAGATGAGTCATTCGGCTTCGGACGTCCAGAGTCGGTACCTCGGAGGCGAACTGATGCGGGTGGCCGTATGTTGACGCCCAAAGCCACGCCCGCTCGTCACCGCGAGCCGGATGTTGGACTACTCATCTTTGCGCGATGGCGCCCGTCAGAGTGATCGAGAATGTGCCGGGCTGAAGGAGGGACCGAAGACGGCCACGCCGTCAAAACTTCCTTCGCCGGTGGCCCCGCTGAATCGCCCGGTTCCCCTCACTACGTGCCAGTGTCCGGTGCCATGCATAGAAGTCGGTCCGACCGGACAGGCCAAATCGTCGGATTCGATAACCAGTTGATCGCCATTGGCTCCGGATAGTCCAAACGAGGCGGCCGTCACCACTATGGTCACGAAAGCACCGGCTCGAAGAGCTGCGGCGAGCGTCGCGGCGGCGTGTCTTGGGACCTCGACCATATTCCCCCCCACTCATCCAAAACCCGCCGCAGCGAGTGTCACACATACTGGGCGTTGGCCACAAAGGACCGCGCGTCCTTGATCGGTTGGCTCAGCGCCTTGACAGTGCCTTGACAGAGGCGCAACGAGCACCGAATGCCCGCTGGGCGCTCGCTCTGCGCCTCGGTCGGATAGGCCCTAGCATCGATCGAAACTGCGCCTGAGTCCCAGTTGACGCGATCCTCGCTCGCTCGATCGTTAGTTGCGATTCCGGGCTACGCCTCTCGGTAAACGCGCCACTGGTAGTAGAAGTCTCCCGAGGGAAGGTGAGGTGGTCTCGTGGACATCGGCATAGGAATCGGTGGTCAGACCGTCGACGAGGTCGTCGCCCAAGCGCAGAGGGCGGGCGCGGAGGGCTTCGCCTCAGCGTGGACGGCGAACATCTTCGGTCTCGACGCCATCACCACCCTGGCGATCGCGGGCCGCGCCGTCCCCGGCCTTCATCTCGGCACCGCCGTCGTACCGACGTTTCCCCGGCATCCACACGCAATGGCCCAGCAGGCGATGACCGCGTGGGACGCGACGGGCGGGCGCTTCACCCTCGGTATCGGCCTTTCGCACCAAATCGTGATCGAGACGATGTTCGGACTCTCGTACGACAAACCCGCAGCACACATGCGCGAGTACCTCGCGGTGCTGCTGCCGCTCCTCCGCGATGGCAACGTCTCGTTCGACGGAGACCTGTATCGCGTACACGCGCCGCTCGAAAGAGCCGGCAACCAGGAGGGTCCGCCCGTGCTCGTCGCGGCCATGGCGCCCGTCATGCTTCGACTGGCCGGGGAGGTGGCCGACGGCACCCTGCTCTGGATGACCGGACCCAAGACCGTGGCCAACCACGTCGCTCCTCGGATACACAAGGCGGCGGCCGACGCTGGCCGTGCTGCGCCGCAGATCGTCGCTGCCCTGCCCATCGCCGTTACCACCGACATCGACGCTGCGAAGCAACAGGCGGCCTCGACGTTCGAGATCTACGGGGGACTGCCGTCCTACCGCGCCATGCTCGATGCCGAAGGTGCGGCCGGTCCCGCCGACGTTGCCATCGTTGGCGATGAAGCCGCCGTGGCCGCTGGCGTACAGGAGATGGCCGACGCCGGCGTCACCGAGTTCAGCGCCTCCTGCTTCGGAGACCGCGACACGATTCGTCGCACCACAGCGCTGCTGAAGGAACTCCGCTCGACCTGATGCCGTCCTGGCAACTCACACTCTGATGACGAGTTTGCCTTGGGCGTGACCTTCGCTCGAAGGCAGGCCTCGCGCGTCACGTTGACGCGGCAGTCAGCTCTCTTAAGGAGAGGGGGACCCAAAGTCACCGTCGAAGTCGGACG is a genomic window containing:
- a CDS encoding AAA family ATPase, with amino-acid sequence MIVVTGPPGAGKTTVARLIADALSPSVHLHSDDFWNYIRNGRIAPYLPESTKQNELVMHIVAQAASGYARAGYHVIVDGIVGPWFIGVFRKLTAEGDLSLHYIVLRPDESIAVDRARGRGAPALTDDGPVRKMYAEFSGLGTFEAFVLDSSRQTPDETARLVRERVAVGSHRLTSDSQE
- a CDS encoding EAL domain-containing protein produces the protein MSVALTGVAFALLYRLELVGDLPLVALLILLGVASAASEAAVRRWRDSPSPRQLHALVAVQMVGTTVIIYAIGWGPTLALGYLFILARDLEDVGSRAWRPALLWTVLSMAGGQAAIATGIAFTYVATPYVHGLAILAALGVAFVIHVLGTKTAIQEATDSELRMSEASFRQLFADNPQPMWVYEAETLAFLEVNEAAIRHYGYAREEFLDRHITDIRPVEDVPRLLADVAGERDALQQGAWRHRLKDGRVIDVEVRSHQLSFDSHDAVLVAVQDVTHRNALESELRHQAFHDSLTDLANRALFADRVDHAIRRQERDTTTVAVVVLDLDGFKTVNDSLGHTVGDELLVAVAARLEGCLRPGDTAARLGGDEFAILLEDLEEPEAADRLAQRIIDVLAPPFSLSGKEIFVHASLGISLAEGERESADELLRNADAAMYRAKGEGKGCYRLFDPAMHSAAMARLELEGDMRRAIDEGEFVLHYQPTVSLSTGKVMALEALVRWQHPTRGLIPPAEFIHLAEENGLIVEIGRWVLREACRRARYWQLAHRGYRLTIAVNLSARQLGDPRLVDDVSRVLHETGLEPSALTLEITESVLIADTEVAISRLHALKSLGVRLAIDDFGTGYSSLSSLRQLPVDTLKIDKAFIDGVTTGVEAAGLVQAIVRLAGTLELRTIAEGVERRDQVDRLEELGCSEVQGYHFSRPLAPDDVEAFLKTRGLDRAEAPATARLPGDELNAARS
- a CDS encoding methyltransferase domain-containing protein → MSEEIANADMARAWDGEEGDQWTQFADEYDDTSRSIWARFLETDPIGRADQVLDIGCGCGQSTRDAARLAHEGSALGVDLSSSMLAVARRRATAEGVPNVDFRQADAQVYAFDPGTFDIAISRFGVMFFDDRTAAFTNIASALRSGGRLAMLAWQDIRKNEWIMTVRETLAAGRDLPMPPAGAPGPMALADQDDVRGLLAGAGFESIGFTSIEEPVWFGADAEAAYEFVGEIGIVKGLSDGLDADTKAAAHEQLRAALRAHETPEGVRFGSGAWLISATKA
- a CDS encoding alpha/beta hydrolase, with the protein product MALWDDELDALRPQLRDEAKAFIATIPWREADTATLPVEERVAAVRASQLGGGPSDRAVDRMIEGPAGPIRLRTFAHEQPDGVLLHIHGGAWMAGSPEMMDLLHEIIVETCHVAVVSVDYRLAPEHPYPAGPDDCEAAARWLLDHGAEEFGSDRLLIAGESAGAHLAAVTLLRMRDRHRAADRFLGANLVFGAYDLSRTPSQRGVGIAPGSDILDGTGFPLDLFLPGMSDEKRRDPDVSPLYADLRGMPPALFSVGSNDHLLDDTLFMAARWEVAGNRSELLVYPETPHGCIALPSVAGHFFPRLFDFLRDCLEARLPVSQP
- a CDS encoding limonene-1,2-epoxide hydrolase, translating into MAKPIDVVREFCDNWAKGDLDTLMDFFTDDAVYHNIPVAPVSGKEAIRQTIAGFTAGVDRVEFRVLNIVGEGNVVLTERVDAFFTPAVTIELPVMGAFEIVDGKIAAWRDYFDLNQFMSQLPAG
- a CDS encoding TIGR03564 family F420-dependent LLM class oxidoreductase; the protein is MDIGIGIGGQTVDEVVAQAQRAGAEGFASAWTANIFGLDAITTLAIAGRAVPGLHLGTAVVPTFPRHPHAMAQQAMTAWDATGGRFTLGIGLSHQIVIETMFGLSYDKPAAHMREYLAVLLPLLRDGNVSFDGDLYRVHAPLERAGNQEGPPVLVAAMAPVMLRLAGEVADGTLLWMTGPKTVANHVAPRIHKAAADAGRAAPQIVAALPIAVTTDIDAAKQQAASTFEIYGGLPSYRAMLDAEGAAGPADVAIVGDEAAVAAGVQEMADAGVTEFSASCFGDRDTIRRTTALLKELRST